The following is a genomic window from Malus sylvestris chromosome 7, drMalSylv7.2, whole genome shotgun sequence.
TTGGGTCATTCAAATTCCTCGATTTCTAATCAAGCTTACTACAATCCTAAAGCATTTGTTTCACAAGTTATATTTACAAAACCACACCAGTAAGAAAAGATACCCCCCATGAACTCCCTTCCCGGTCAATTCTTACACCATTTCATCCAGAACAAGATTAAGCATTCCATCAAAGTATGGCGATGGCCATTTACCTTCTCATCTTTCGGTGCAAAAATAGCTTTTACTGACTCATAAACCTCTTCAATAGGCCTTCCAGCATCAATCTGAGAGTGAAACAACAATGATTCCAACAAACATGAAAGACTATATTGTTGAAATAAGTAAAACCAATTGAAGAATTACCTTCCGAACTTTCCCCTTGGAGTTGTAGTACTCTATCACAGGGAGACTGGATTCTTGGAAAACCTTAAACCGCTTCCTTATTGTTTCTATGTTATCATCCTCTCTTCCCTTCATTGGCCCAACAAATGAAACACAAAACATCAACGTAATTAGTTTGGAAACAAAAAGAGATGATATCATTATACCAAGACAATATACAAAATCCTCCACaagaaaaaatcacatttttacctgGTTCCTACTTAAAAGCCGCCTCTCCATCTCTTCTTCAGAACAGTCAAAATACAAGACAAATGAAGGCCCGATTTTAGTCTGCAAAGTCATTAACACGGTTTTCCATTGGTTAAACAAGTAAATAAACCACTATGAAAACTAGTCAATTACCAAAAACTGTACTTAAGTAACAACGAAAGATTATCCAGAGGGCTCACCACATCCTCAAATGCAGCACGATTTTCCTCGTTACGGGGAAACCCATCAATGAGAAACTTGTCATTACCATTTTCCAGCATTGCTCGTTCAAGAAGTTTAATTGTTACTTCGGAAGGGACAATCTTTCCTTCTTTAATCATATCCGAAATCATGGTCCTGTCAACCATTAAAAAAAGGTGTGTTACATGAGACATGTAAAACAATTTTTGATGGGCATACAAAGTCCAGAGTCTAGACTACCTTTGCAATCATTTTTCAACGAAAGGGGCATAAAACAAGACACTTCTGCGGAAACACTTTTTCTAGTGTTTGACTGTATTGGAAAAAGCTAAGTACAGTCCTGAGCATTCTCTTTCTTTTACTCAAATGGTGTGATACAGGATCAGTTTACACAACAGAGGCAACCACCCACAACCTTATTGTCACCCTTGCCCCTCAAGTAATGTAACACAGAATCTTATAAAAGTGAAGCTGTTGGGTGACTATGAATTCATGGTAACTGGAGATACTTATACTATACTCAAGAAGCGGAATGCTACCCTCATCATGTATCCCACTCCCACTACTATAAAAAGCCAAAAGTAGACTACACAACAATGCCATACCCATTTTCAGAGCCAGATTTGATTTCTGCTCTAAGAAGATCGCCAGCACTAAGATGGGTAAACCCAAAGTGCTCAACAATGTTTGCACATTGAGTACCCTTTCCACTGCCTGGGCCACCTATTAAATCAAAAGAAACAACTGATAAGAGCATCCATAGGTACCTCAAAAGAAAGGAAGGGTGGTGCCAAAGAAATGACTGGAGGCTTTAGTGTAGCTagtggaaaaaggaaaaaaacaacCAAACACGAAATGTATAAATAAAGTACAGCTACGATAACAAATGAGAGGAATGTAAACAAACCTAAGGTTCGTATCAATAATTAGTCTTCCCATATATATAATGGGTaactgaaataaaaaattaaatagccAACCTATCATACAAAAACATCATCTCTTTGACATACAGGACTCTTAAATCATGCACATATTTTCATTGAACTCTTAAgcaaagagagaaaatggataTTAAAAACACGAGCCAAGATTAGTGGATCTTATCCCAGGTTGCTAACAGCTCAGAAAAACAAGGATGATTAGAATACAACTAGTTCtagtttcataattttcttaCCCAATACAAAAACAACTGTAGGGTTCAGATCAGCTAAGCTTCTATGAGCCTCCTGCAGAGCCTCCTGCAGTAGGATGCATTTCTCAATTTAAGCTTGAAGTAGTATGAAACGAAACAACAAATGTTAAAGGTGCACATATGGAAACCAGATAAAAGAATAAGGTCCTTCGGGAGTCTGGAGAAGACTAAATGAAAGCATTTCATTTCCCAGTAAATTTAGAAATATCAACTTAAGTGACAAAGTTTCCAGAAGAAACCGTGCATGATTTCAGAAACCTCaatcaaaacaaaacccaagatATACCTTCTTTCCGTCATCAACAACTGAACCCATGAGCACCAACTAATTGTCTCTGAATATCCTATCTGCGCAAATCAAAACACTGCAATTGTAAAACTTTAGGTAGACCAAAAacccatgattatgcttgaatCTGCAAAAATATTTGATAAGCTAACAAACTCTCTTGTACACATGGCATGTCTATGCATGCATTTGTACAtacaaatatattaattttccaCTACAGCGGTCTGAATAGCCACGTCTTGTGCATCAAAATTGAACCATAAAACTCCCATTAAGTCCCATTAAGTCCAAACTGCCCTTTGTAAAGTGTCTTTTAACCTTCTAAACTATTTGATCTATTCAAGCAGAGGCCATACATATCAGACTCAAATTTTAGTCTCATTGTTGTAAAGTTTACTTGTTCAaagtaaaatacaaaaatttaacaaaaagcaTAGATTTGATTAAAgtgattaaaaaatttcaaaaaaatgtacaaaataTATCAGAAGTAAAAAACTATGACTTTTCCCATCATAATTTTAAAATCATTCAATTCAAATCCTTCTCGTTCAATTATTCATAAATCCAACAAAAACGAACAGTGATGATCAATTCGGATGCAGAAAACCAGGCacgcaaggaaaaaaaaaagtttctgtTTCGATCTAATGCTCAAGCTCCACCATAATCGgcatataaataaattcaaaattttattctcAACCTTTCCCTCCCTTTTCCTCATGAATCAATTCAACACCAATCAGAACTACGTCGAGATCTAACAAAACATTTATGCAATCAGACAATAGAAAGGCCAAAATTCAACGAAATAAAGAACGAAAATTCATATCAAAGCATCAGGTAGACTCAGATCGAGCACTCAACCGACTAATGCGAGCTCAAATCCACACATACACAATCAACAACCTCAAATGaataaacagaaaagaaaaatcttGAGACTTTCCACTCCCTTCcacgaaaccaaaccaaacagaCACGGATCGAAACCACACCGATCAGATCCACgcaaaaatttcaaaatcccGATCAAATGCGAGCTCAAAA
Proteins encoded in this region:
- the LOC126627839 gene encoding UMP-CMP kinase 3-like isoform X1, which encodes MGSVVDDGKKEALQEAHRSLADLNPTVVFVLGGPGSGKGTQCANIVEHFGFTHLSAGDLLRAEIKSGSENGTMISDMIKEGKIVPSEVTIKLLERAMLENGNDKFLIDGFPRNEENRAAFEDVTKIGPSFVLYFDCSEEEMERRLLSRNQGREDDNIETIRKRFKVFQESSLPVIEYYNSKGKVRKIDAGRPIEEVYESVKAIFAPKDEKVNGHRHTLMECLILFWMKWCKN
- the LOC126627839 gene encoding UMP-CMP kinase 3-like isoform X2, encoding MGSVVDDGKKEALQEAHRSLADLNPTVVFVLGGPGSGKGTQCANIVEHFGFTHLSAGDLLRAEIKSGSENGTMISDMIKEGKIVPSEVTIKLLERAMLENGNDKFLIDGFPRNEENRAAFEDVTKIGPSFVLYFDCSEEEMERRLLSRNQGREDDNIETIRKRFKVFQESSLPVIEYYNSKGKVRKIDAGRPIEEVYESVKAIFAPKDEKAE